A window of the Lolium perenne isolate Kyuss_39 chromosome 7, Kyuss_2.0, whole genome shotgun sequence genome harbors these coding sequences:
- the LOC127316733 gene encoding exocyst complex component EXO70I-like has product MCPTGTTVAMTAAGTDDTTLAKLHASRAAIMSVLATATEAEAAIEAAGDRIGDLLSSSSPSSSSKLQSKSVATSALRARIDRAVAPAEPLLASLRLVSSLAGEASQLPANPADTESAVAFVDRVDQLRDAIEEAVARGDEAVRRVEEAVGFLGRTTSKAAGRGRVRRLTEAASALRAVYETEAEAMRFEGPLDEALLGLQDLFEAVLLRLKHATPADDAGDTEEYELGTDDEVDAAARMAKTLAGNDCLDICVDIYVKARYRRAAKAMMRLDPAYLKVYTAEAIDGMEWEALESAMALWSPHFHVAIASVLTAERRLCARVLAHLPPTVWPECFAKIAARIVAAFFRFADGVAAAAREPQRLFKLLDMVDAVGRERGRLDALFSGESATLVAIRERTREVERALARAAAAVFYEFGLRVETHYIAGADAVQVPKIVRYAVNYLKCLASDDYRGLMDTALRAERERGGDGNDGDEAVAERGGSSAALAEAVSNVLEALQRHVEAARRVCADAATAHVMAMNAYWYIYMRARGTELAKLIGEEAMKRRYKAAAEEAAWEYQDVAWNPIVRRLGGSGGKTWPPEEAREKAGAFAGALEERVRKHGAEYKIPDGDLRAQIRVAVTKSVRGAYAGFMKANESAVAGRRREFLPVDVIESMVGRVFDEMGDGEVGSVGRTRSSGRARRDSGNVEGFEAN; this is encoded by the coding sequence atGTGTCCCACCGGCACCACCGTCGCGATGACCGCGGCCGGCACCGACGACACCACCCTCGCGAAGCTTCATGCCTCTCGAGCGGCGATCATGTCGGTGCTTGCCACCGCGACCGAGGCCGAAGCCGCCATTGAAGCGGCCGGCGACCGCATCGGCGACCTCCTGTCCAGCTCCTCGCCGTCGTCCTCCTCCAAGCTCCAGTCCAAGTCCGTGGCGACGAGCGCCCTGCGCGCGCGCATTGACCGTGCCGTAGCCCCCGCCGAGCCGCTCCTCGCGTCGCTGCGCCTCGTGTCCTCCCTGGCGGGGGAGGCCTCGCAGCTCCCGGCGAACCCGGCCGACACCGAGAGCGCCGTCGCCTTTGTCGACCGCGTGGACCAGCTGCGGGACGCCATCGAGGAGGCGGTGGCGCGAGGGGACGAGGCCGTTCGGAGGGTGGAGGAGGCGGTGGGATTCCTCGGCCGCACCACGAGCAAGGCCGCTGGGCGCGGCCGCGTGCGGCGGCTGACGGAGGCGGCGTCCGCTCTGCGCGCCGTGTACGAGACGGAGGCCGAGGCGATGCGCTTCGAGGGCCCGCTCGACGAGGCCCTGCTCGGCCTACAGGACCTCTTCGAGGCGGTCCTGCTCAGGCTCAAGCACGCCACGCCTGCGGACGATGCCGGCGACACGGAGGAGTACGAGCTCGGCACTGACGACGAGGTGGACGCCGCCGCGAGGATGGCCAAGACGCTGGCCGGCAACGACTGCCTGGACATCTGCGTGGACATCTACGTGAAGGCGAGGTACAGGAGGGCGGCCAAGGCGATGATGCGGCTGGACCCGGCGTACCTCAAGGTGTACACGGCGGAGGCCATCGACGGCATGGAGTGGGAGGCGCTGGAGTCGGCCATGGCGCTGTGGAGCCCGCACTTCCACGTGGCCATCGCGTCCGTGCTCACCGCGGAGCGCCGGCTGTGCGCGCGCGTGCTGGCGCACCTCCCGCCGACGGTCTGGCCCGAGTGCTTCGCCAAGATCGCGGCGCGCATCGTGGCCGCGTTCTTCCGCTTCGCCGACGGCGTGGCCGCGGCCGCGCGCGAGCCGCAGAGGCTGTTCAAGCTGCTGGACATGGTCGACGCGGTGGGCCGCGAGAGGGGGCGCCTGGACGCGCTCTTCTCcggcgagtcggccacgctggtcGCCATCCGCGAGCGCACGCGCGAGGTGGAGCGCGCcctcgcgcgcgccgccgccgccgtgttCTACGAGTTCGGGCTCCGCGTGGAGACGCACTACATCGCGGGGGCCGACGCCGTGCAGGTGCCCAAGATCGTCCGCTACGCCGTGAACTACCTCAAGTGCCTCGCGTCCGACGACTACCGCGGGCTCATGGACACCGCCCTTCGCGCCGAGCGGGAGCGCGGCGGCGACGGGAACGACGGAGATGAAGCCGTAgcggagagaggagggagcagcGCGGCACTAGCGGAGGCGGTGTCGAACGTGCTGGAGGCGCTGCAGCGGCACGTGGAGGCGGCGCGCAGGGTGTGCGCGGACGCGGCGACGGCGCACGTCATGGCCATGAATGCATACTGGTACATCTACATGCGCGCCCGGGGCACCGAGCTGGCGAAGCTGATCGGGGAGGAGGCCATGAAGCGGCGGTACAAGGCGGCGGCCGAGGAGGCGGCGTGGGAGTACCAGGACGTCGCGTGGAACCCGATCGTCCGGCGCCTAGGTGGCAGCGGCGGCAAGACGTGGCCGCCGGAGGAGGCGCGGGAGAAGGCGGGCGCGTTCGCCGGCGCGCTGGAGGAGAGGGTGAGGAAACACGGCGCGGAGTACAAGATCCCGGACGGCGACCTCCGGGCGCAGATCAGGGTGGCGGTGACCAAGTCGGTGCGCGGCGCCTACGCCGGGTTCATGAAGGCGAACGAGAGCGCGGTGGCCGGCCGGAGACGGGAGTTTCTGCCGGTGGACGTGATCGAGAGCATGGTGGGTCGCGTGTTCGACGAGATGGGCGACGGTGAGGTCGGCAGCGTCGGCCGGACGAGGAGCAGCGGCCGGGCACGGCGGGACAGCGGCAATGTCGAGGGGTTCGAGGCTAACTGA
- the LOC127316732 gene encoding pumilio homolog 5 isoform X1 has protein sequence MATQGAVRLIGGAGAGGWSSKGFGAFDSSLGNIPGGGEGLGFVDNGTGVYGAWRESVPDRSGSAPPSMEGSLAALGNLIGQRSGNFDAGLGSLDNVTGSSTSEERLRADPAYFDYYGSKVNLNPRLPPPIVSRESRRFMNRVGKVQEWRVVSQDDSSKGSLFVPRSTLSTHKEEPEDDKSPTLDSSSADDAQTNLVNFVQESFQQNTDSLYDNSSWHPSSSNTGDGVDVHANIDSSKNLLHDVIKPSGLNSWTHVPLASGLTSTFSDNLVSTSVPISSYSDNNPNVQTFEQQQEKQSIGMQPENDVLVSEAVVTELDVVDSNMKNLKLSLDTHSTSQVKQQWQGNFLQQYGFSPPVQSDHIQMTPHGTHLPHVPFVDNLSHTQLKLSTGNMQQLLPQPGMTTPFYAPNSFGSPYYQNLHPASVLPTPYGTAGYAVGGSGLPPFMTSYSPQNSVSTPLDSTINPSFSGRPSGFPSAGNLTLGTEFLQPYKMYGQLGYAMQPPIPDPNFFPFFQHPSFPQYATGNQYNTLAPRGSVFGNVADNFDPQKVFPQAQYPSNQRFELPKAGISNSPTALRGGTVPNYHGISPYVGVPLTYPTSPVFQGKSFPGISPSARRNDSARFPSASRDMTAISGIQGQRERGKFDNPKACTFLEELKSNRARRVELSDITGRIVEFSADQHGSRFIQQKLENCTAEEKASVFAEVLPHAPSLMTDVFGNYVIQKFFEHGTPGQRRDLATKLASHVLPLSLQMYGCRVIQKALEVMELDQKIDLVRELDGNIIRCVRDQNGNHVIQKCIECVPTEHIGFVVSAFRGQVASLSMHPYGCRVIQRVLEHCGGDSQGQCIIDEILQSACILAQDQYGNYVTQHVLEKGKSSERAQIISKLAGQVVTMSQNKFASNVVEKCFQHGDIAERDLLIREIVEQTDGNDSLLGMMKDQYANYVVQKILETCNDQQRELLVSRVKGHLQALRKYTYGKHIASRVEQLCGEDSECDS, from the exons ATGGCCACACAGGGCGCCGTCCGGTTAATTGGCGGGGCAGGGGCTGGCGGCTGGAGCAGCAAGGGTTTCGGTGCATTCGACTCTTCGCTCGGCAACATtccaggaggaggagaagggctGGGGTTTGTGGACAATGGCACCGGGGTGTACGGGGCCTGGAGGGAGTCAGTCCCGGATCGGAGCGGAAGCGCGCCGCCCAGCATGGAGGGGTCTCTGGCTGCTCTTGGCAACCTTATAGGCCAGCGCAGTGGGAACTTCGACGCCGGTTTAGGCAGCTTGGACAACGTGACTGGCAGCTCCACGTCTGAGGAGCGGCTGCGTGCCGATCCTGCGTACTTTGACTACTATGGCTCCAAGGTGAATTTGAACCCGAGGCTCCCTCCTCCGATAGTATCGAGGGAGAGTCGCCGCTTCATGAACCGGGTCGGCAAGGTTCAGGAATGGAGAGTGGTTTCCCAGGATGACAGCAGTAAGGGCTCCTTGTTCGTACCTCGATCTACCCTATCAACTCACAAGGAAGAACCTGAAGATGATAAGTCTCCAACTTTGGATTCAAGTTCTGCAGATGATGCACAGACCAATCTTGTGAATTTCGTGCAG GAGAGCTTTCAGCAGAACACAGATTCTTTGTATGATAACTCTTCTTGGCATCCATCAAGTAGCAATACTGGTGATGGTGTAGATGTCCATGCTAATATTGATTCGTCAAAGAATTTGTTACATGATGTTATCAAGCCATCAGGGTTGAATTCGTGGACACATGTACCTTTGGCCAGTGGTCTGACAAGTACATTTAGTGACAATCTAGTGTCTACATCTGTCCCCATTTCATCATATTCTGATAATAACCCAAATGTGCAAACTTTTGAGCAACAGCAAGAAAAGCAGAGCATAGGCATGCAGCCTGAAAATGATGTACTTGTCAGCGAAGCAGTTGTTACTGAACTTGATGTTGTGGACTCAAACATGAAGAATTTGAAGTTAAGTTTGGATACCCATAGCACGTCACAAGTTAAGCAGCAGTGGCAGGGAAATTTCTTGCAGCAGTATGGCTTCTCACCTCCAGTCCAAAGTGACCACATTCAAATGACTCCTCATGGAACACATCTTCCCCATGTTCCTTTTGTTGACAACTTGTCTCATACCCAGCTAAAATTATCCACTGGTAACATGCAGCAACTTCTACCTCAACCTGGTATGACAACACCATTTTATGCACCAAATTCGTTTGGAAGCCCATACTATCAGAATTTGCATCCAGCCAGTGTACTGCCAACTCCGTATGGAACTGCTGGATATGCTGTGGGTGGTTCAGGTTTACCACCTTTTATGACTAGCTATTCTCCCCAGAATTCTGTGTCAACCCCTCTCGACAGCACTATCAATCCAAGCTTTAGTGGTAGGCCATCTGGATTTCCTTCAGCTGGGAATCTTACTTTGGGAACAGAATTTCTTCAACCATATAAAATGTATGGGCAACTTGGTTATGCCATGCAGCCACCCATTCCCGACCCGAACTTTTTTCCGTTCTTTCAGCATCCCTCTTTTCCACAGTATGCCACTGGAAATCAATACAATACATTGGCTCCAAGGGGAAGTGTTTTTGGAAATGTTGCTGATAATTTTGATCCACAAAAGGTATTTCCTCAAGCACAATATCCGTCCAATCAAAGGTTTGAACTTCCAAAAGCTGGAATTTCTAATTCTCCTACAGCCCTAAGAGGAGGAACTGTTCCGAATTATCATGGCATTTCACCCTATGTTGGAGTACCATTGACTTATCCAACAAGCCCAGTGTTTCAGGGGAAATCTTTTCCTGGAATTTCCCCCTCTGCTAGAAGAAATGATTCTGCGAGGTTTCCGTCTGCATCAAGAGACATGACTGCTATTTCTGGGATTCAAGGGCAGCGAGAGAGAGGGAAATTTGATAATCCTAAGGCATGCACTTTCCTGGAAGAACTGAAGTCCAACAGAGCACGTAGGGTTGAGCTATCTGATATCACAGGTCGTATAGTAGAATTCAG CGCTGATCAACATGGTAGCCGATTCATTCAGCAGAAGTTGGAAAATTGCACTGCCGAAGAGAAGGCATCCGTGTTCGCAGAAGTTCTTCCTCATGCTCCATCATTAATGACTGATGTGTTCGGAAATTATGTGATTCAAAAG TTTTTTGAACATGGAACTCCTGGGCAAAGGAGAGACCTTGCCACTAAGCTTGCTAGTCATGTTCTACCTTTGAGCCTTCAGATGTATGGGTGCCGAGTAATTCAAAAG GCTCTTGAAGTTATGGAACTTGACCAGAAAATAGATCTAGTCCGTGAGCTTGATGGAAATATTATACGATGTGTTCGTGACCAAAATGGGAATCATGTTATACAGAAGTGCATTGAATGTGTCCCGACAGAACATATTGGCTTTGTAGTATCTGCTTTTCGGGGACAAGTTGCTAGCCTTTCAATGCACCCATATGGTTGCCGTGTTATTCAG AGAGTTTTGGAGCATTGTGGTGGTGATTCACAGGGCCAGTGCATAATAGACGAAATATTGCAATCTGCTTGCATCCTTGCGCAAGATCAGTATGGCAACTACGTTACACAG CATGTTTTGGAAAAGGGAAAAAGTAGTGAAAGAGCACAAATTATCAGTAAGTTGGCTGGGCAGGTTGTCACTATGAGCCAAAATAAGTTTGCATCTAATGTGGTCGAGAAGTGTTTTCAACATGGGGATATTGCGGAACGAGATCTTTTAATCAGAGAGATCGTGGAGCAGACTGACGGAAATGATTCCTTGCTG GGAATGATGAAGGATCAGTATGCAAACTATGTTGTTCAGAAGATACTTGAAACATGCAACGATCAGCAGCGGGAACTTCTGGTCAGCCGCGTAAAGGGTCATTTGCAAGCATTGAGGAAGTACACCTATGGCAAACATATTGCGAGCCGAGTTGAGCAGCTTTGTGGTGAAG ATTCCGAGTGCGACTCCTAG
- the LOC127316732 gene encoding pumilio homolog 5 isoform X2 has translation MATQGAVRLIGGAGAGGWSSKGFGAFDSSLGNIPGGGEGLGFVDNGTGVYGAWRESVPDRSGSAPPSMEGSLAALGNLIGQRSGNFDAGLGSLDNVTGSSTSEERLRADPAYFDYYGSKVNLNPRLPPPIVSRESRRFMNRVGKVQEWRVVSQDDSSKGSLFVPRSTLSTHKEEPEDDKSPTLDSSSADDAQTNLVNFVQESFQQNTDSLYDNSSWHPSSSNTGDGVDVHANIDSSKNLLHDVIKPSGLNSWTHVPLASGLTSTFSDNLVSTSVPISSYSDNNPNVQTFEQQQEKQSIGMQPENDVLVSEAVVTELDVVDSNMKNLKLSLDTHSTSQVKQQWQGNFLQQYGFSPPVQSDHIQMTPHGTHLPHVPFVDNLSHTQLKLSTGNMQQLLPQPGMTTPFYAPNSFGSPYYQNLHPASVLPTPYGTAGYAVGGSGLPPFMTSYSPQNSVSTPLDSTINPSFSGRPSGFPSAGNLTLGTEFLQPYKMYGQLGYAMQPPIPDPNFFPFFQHPSFPQYATGNQYNTLAPRGSVFGNVADNFDPQKVFPQAQYPSNQRFELPKAGISNSPTALRGGTVPNYHGISPYVGVPLTYPTSPVFQGKSFPGISPSARRNDSARFPSASRDMTAISGIQGQRERGKFDNPKACTFLEELKSNRARRVELSDITGRIVEFSADQHGSRFIQQKLENCTAEEKASVFAEVLPHAPSLMTDVFGNYVIQKFFEHGTPGQRRDLATKLASHVLPLSLQMYGCRVIQKALEVMELDQKIDLVRELDGNIIRCVRDQNGNHVIQKCIECVPTEHIGFVVSAFRGQVASLSMHPYGCRVIQRVLEHCGGDSQGQCIIDEILQSACILAQDQYGNYVTQHVLEKGKSSERAQIISKLAGQVVTMSQNKFASNVVEKCFQHGDIAERDLLIREIVEQTDGNDSLLGMMKDQYANYVVQKILETCNDQQRELLVSRVKGHLQALRKYTYGKHIASRVEQLCGEGDSECDS, from the exons ATGGCCACACAGGGCGCCGTCCGGTTAATTGGCGGGGCAGGGGCTGGCGGCTGGAGCAGCAAGGGTTTCGGTGCATTCGACTCTTCGCTCGGCAACATtccaggaggaggagaagggctGGGGTTTGTGGACAATGGCACCGGGGTGTACGGGGCCTGGAGGGAGTCAGTCCCGGATCGGAGCGGAAGCGCGCCGCCCAGCATGGAGGGGTCTCTGGCTGCTCTTGGCAACCTTATAGGCCAGCGCAGTGGGAACTTCGACGCCGGTTTAGGCAGCTTGGACAACGTGACTGGCAGCTCCACGTCTGAGGAGCGGCTGCGTGCCGATCCTGCGTACTTTGACTACTATGGCTCCAAGGTGAATTTGAACCCGAGGCTCCCTCCTCCGATAGTATCGAGGGAGAGTCGCCGCTTCATGAACCGGGTCGGCAAGGTTCAGGAATGGAGAGTGGTTTCCCAGGATGACAGCAGTAAGGGCTCCTTGTTCGTACCTCGATCTACCCTATCAACTCACAAGGAAGAACCTGAAGATGATAAGTCTCCAACTTTGGATTCAAGTTCTGCAGATGATGCACAGACCAATCTTGTGAATTTCGTGCAG GAGAGCTTTCAGCAGAACACAGATTCTTTGTATGATAACTCTTCTTGGCATCCATCAAGTAGCAATACTGGTGATGGTGTAGATGTCCATGCTAATATTGATTCGTCAAAGAATTTGTTACATGATGTTATCAAGCCATCAGGGTTGAATTCGTGGACACATGTACCTTTGGCCAGTGGTCTGACAAGTACATTTAGTGACAATCTAGTGTCTACATCTGTCCCCATTTCATCATATTCTGATAATAACCCAAATGTGCAAACTTTTGAGCAACAGCAAGAAAAGCAGAGCATAGGCATGCAGCCTGAAAATGATGTACTTGTCAGCGAAGCAGTTGTTACTGAACTTGATGTTGTGGACTCAAACATGAAGAATTTGAAGTTAAGTTTGGATACCCATAGCACGTCACAAGTTAAGCAGCAGTGGCAGGGAAATTTCTTGCAGCAGTATGGCTTCTCACCTCCAGTCCAAAGTGACCACATTCAAATGACTCCTCATGGAACACATCTTCCCCATGTTCCTTTTGTTGACAACTTGTCTCATACCCAGCTAAAATTATCCACTGGTAACATGCAGCAACTTCTACCTCAACCTGGTATGACAACACCATTTTATGCACCAAATTCGTTTGGAAGCCCATACTATCAGAATTTGCATCCAGCCAGTGTACTGCCAACTCCGTATGGAACTGCTGGATATGCTGTGGGTGGTTCAGGTTTACCACCTTTTATGACTAGCTATTCTCCCCAGAATTCTGTGTCAACCCCTCTCGACAGCACTATCAATCCAAGCTTTAGTGGTAGGCCATCTGGATTTCCTTCAGCTGGGAATCTTACTTTGGGAACAGAATTTCTTCAACCATATAAAATGTATGGGCAACTTGGTTATGCCATGCAGCCACCCATTCCCGACCCGAACTTTTTTCCGTTCTTTCAGCATCCCTCTTTTCCACAGTATGCCACTGGAAATCAATACAATACATTGGCTCCAAGGGGAAGTGTTTTTGGAAATGTTGCTGATAATTTTGATCCACAAAAGGTATTTCCTCAAGCACAATATCCGTCCAATCAAAGGTTTGAACTTCCAAAAGCTGGAATTTCTAATTCTCCTACAGCCCTAAGAGGAGGAACTGTTCCGAATTATCATGGCATTTCACCCTATGTTGGAGTACCATTGACTTATCCAACAAGCCCAGTGTTTCAGGGGAAATCTTTTCCTGGAATTTCCCCCTCTGCTAGAAGAAATGATTCTGCGAGGTTTCCGTCTGCATCAAGAGACATGACTGCTATTTCTGGGATTCAAGGGCAGCGAGAGAGAGGGAAATTTGATAATCCTAAGGCATGCACTTTCCTGGAAGAACTGAAGTCCAACAGAGCACGTAGGGTTGAGCTATCTGATATCACAGGTCGTATAGTAGAATTCAG CGCTGATCAACATGGTAGCCGATTCATTCAGCAGAAGTTGGAAAATTGCACTGCCGAAGAGAAGGCATCCGTGTTCGCAGAAGTTCTTCCTCATGCTCCATCATTAATGACTGATGTGTTCGGAAATTATGTGATTCAAAAG TTTTTTGAACATGGAACTCCTGGGCAAAGGAGAGACCTTGCCACTAAGCTTGCTAGTCATGTTCTACCTTTGAGCCTTCAGATGTATGGGTGCCGAGTAATTCAAAAG GCTCTTGAAGTTATGGAACTTGACCAGAAAATAGATCTAGTCCGTGAGCTTGATGGAAATATTATACGATGTGTTCGTGACCAAAATGGGAATCATGTTATACAGAAGTGCATTGAATGTGTCCCGACAGAACATATTGGCTTTGTAGTATCTGCTTTTCGGGGACAAGTTGCTAGCCTTTCAATGCACCCATATGGTTGCCGTGTTATTCAG AGAGTTTTGGAGCATTGTGGTGGTGATTCACAGGGCCAGTGCATAATAGACGAAATATTGCAATCTGCTTGCATCCTTGCGCAAGATCAGTATGGCAACTACGTTACACAG CATGTTTTGGAAAAGGGAAAAAGTAGTGAAAGAGCACAAATTATCAGTAAGTTGGCTGGGCAGGTTGTCACTATGAGCCAAAATAAGTTTGCATCTAATGTGGTCGAGAAGTGTTTTCAACATGGGGATATTGCGGAACGAGATCTTTTAATCAGAGAGATCGTGGAGCAGACTGACGGAAATGATTCCTTGCTG GGAATGATGAAGGATCAGTATGCAAACTATGTTGTTCAGAAGATACTTGAAACATGCAACGATCAGCAGCGGGAACTTCTGGTCAGCCGCGTAAAGGGTCATTTGCAAGCATTGAGGAAGTACACCTATGGCAAACATATTGCGAGCCGAGTTGAGCAGCTTTGTGGTGAAG GAGATTCCGAGTGCGACTCCTAG